AGTGATAAGTCCAAAGGCAAGACCACCAAGAGTAAGGCTATCAGGAAGGGTAAAGGTTTGCCAATCTATGAAGGAAAGGATAAGGAGAAGAGAAAAGAAGACAAAGTATACAAAAGCTTCAAAGGTAGCTCCCCACTTGTAGTAGGACAGACACGCAAGCGCCCCCGACAAAAATTCCACCACTGGGTATCTTAGAGAAATCTTCTCACCACAGTATCTACACCTTCCTCTAAGGATAAGGTATGAAATGATAGGTATGTTGTCGTAGAACTTTATAGAACTTCCACACTTGGGACAAGAAGAACCAGGCCTGATTATTGACATACCCCTAGGTATCCTGTAGATAAGAACGTTGTAAAAACTCCCAAGAACAGAACCAATGACAAACAAAAGTACGTATTCAAACATACGGCTTAAAATTATAAGCTATGGAGAAGGTTATTAAGATAGAAGGGATGACATGTCAGCACTGTGTTAACACTGTAAAAAGGGCACTCTATTCTGTAGAAGGTGTGTCTCACGTGGAGGTAAGCTTAGAAGATAAGCTAGCAAAGGTAAGCTTAGAAAAAGATGTTCCCTTTGAAGAACTAAAGAAAGCTGTTGAGTCCTTTGGGTATAAGGTAGTGGGTGAGGTTTGAAGAGTTCAAAAGTAGTCTAGAAAACCTAGAGAAAATAGGTGAAGGTTGGAGAGGTATAGTATACAAGGCTGTTTACAACTCCAAGCAGGTAGCTGTAAAGGTAGCCAAATCTCCAGAAAAAGAGCACGCTATAAGAAAAGAAGCTGAAATTCTCAACGCTCTGAAAGGCAACCATAATTTCCCCCAGATTTTAGTGGTGGGCGAGGACTTTTTTGTCTACGAGTACGTGGAAGGAACTCCCTTTGAGAAGCTGAACCTTACTCAAAAGGAAAAGCTCCTTGTATACTCCAAACTTCTAGACATAGCTTACTACCTTGATAGCATAGGCATAAGCAGGGATGAGTTTCACGATCTTAGGAAGAACTTGTTAATCAAAAGTGATGGAAATCTATGCCTTATGGACTTTGATAGGGCAACCTTTGGTAAAGGTCATAACTTGACACAGTTCTTGCAACTTTTGAGAAGGGAAGGTTTAATAACACATGAGGAGGCCATAAGCCTTGGAAAGGAGTACAGAAAAGAACCCAAGAAAACTTATCTACATCTTAAAACCCTCCTTGAAAGACTTGTACAAGAAGCTACTTAGTCTATACGGACCTCAAAACTGGTGGCCGGTAGACAAGAAATACCATGCTATGCATGGAACAGATCCAAGAGAGGAAGTAATAATAGGTGCCATACTTACCCAAAACACCAGCTGGAAAAATGTAGAAAAAGCTCTAGAAAGGCTCAAAAACTATGGCAAACTATCCCTTGACTTTATCCTAGAATGCCCTACAGAGAAACTAGAAGACCTCATAAAACCAGCAGGTTTCTACAGACAGAAAGCCAAAAGACTAAAAGCTGTGGCAAGAGCTCTCCACCCTCTAGAGAGGATAAAAAGGATAACAAGGGAAGAACTCTTAAGGATTGATGGTGTCGGTCCAGAGACGGCAGACGTTATACTCCTCTATGCCTTCGATGTTGAAAGCTTCGTGGTGGACAAGTACACGATTAGGTTCATGGAAAGGTTTTATGGTATCAGAAAAAACTACCATCAGATGAAGGCCTTGTTTGAAGAAAGCTTGGAGAAGGATTTAACTGTCTACAAGGAATTTCATGCTCTTATAGATGAACATGCTAAAAGGTACTGTAAAAAGGCACCCCTCTGCGAGGAGTGCCCTGTAAACTCTTGGTGTCTTAGTGCAGTCCCATCTTTTCAAGAAGTTTCTTTCTCCAGATCCAGAGAAGAAGCCCCATAAGGATAAGGTAGCCTATGGTAAACACACCCATAAGTGCCCTTTTGTTCTTCTCAGCGGGGTCTGGCTCGGATACAGACCTAAGGTAGGCTACTATCTTGGCTGTTTCCTCAGGTCTGCCCGTCATGACAGGTGGCATGCTAGTTCCAGGTAGGACCTTTTGAGGTTCAAGTATGAAGTTGTAAAGATACTCTGGACCTCTTGCGATATACATAGTGGAAAGGTCTGGGGGTACCTTACCAAAAGATTCCTTTAGGGCCATAAGGTCTGAGTAGAAGGTAGCCTCGTAAACGTCCCTAGGTAAGACCTTACCGTACTTCTCCTGTAGAGCTTTTAGGTTAGGATTTGCCTGGATGGAGGCGGGGTAGACAGCATCGTACCTTACAGAGTGACAGGACTGACAGTTCTGCTCAAATAGCTGCTTGCCTTCTTTAGCATACCTGCCGTAGTCCTCTATTATCTTCATGTGCTCGGCTGGAACTTTATAGCTTTCGTGCGCCACAAAGGGATTGTGGAACCAGAGTACGAAGAAGAAAAGGACTGTTATGACAGTAAAGAATGCCGTCCTTATCATTGCTCCTTACCTCCTTTGGCCTTGTACCATCCCCATTCTACTATGGAGATTATGGGCAGAGACAGGAAGAAACCTACGAATCCTACGGTAAATATCAGACCAAGCATAGCGTTGGTAGGTGTAGGAGGCATAGTTCCCAGTATGGTAAGAGCTATGGAGGATATTACCAGTACGAGGAAAGCTATAAAGAAGAGAGGTCTATTGCGTGCACTCCTTAAGGGTGAGAAGTCTAAGAAGGGAAGTACGAGTAGCAGAAGCAGAGCTATGTTAAACACCACAAAACCTAAGAACTTTTCGGGTATAGATCTGAAGATGGTGTAATAGGCCAGCAGGTACCACTCGGGAGCTATGTGAGGGGGTGTCTTGAAGGGGTCAGCAGGTTCAAAGTTATCAGGTGGTGTAAAGTGGCTCATGTGGAAGAACACGAAGAAGAAGAAGAGTGCCAGGTACCACATAACGTAAGCGCCTTCCTTTAAAGTCATGTAAGGATGGAAGGGCACACCTTCCTTCTTCTTGTCTATCTCCCTGCCCTCTGGGTTTGATATACCGTTGGCCCTAACTAGGTAAAGGTGGAAGCCTACGAGTCCAAGGAGTATAAGGGGAAGCAACCAGATGTGAAGACCGAAGAACCTTCCAAGGGTAATCTGTCCAAGTTCATAACCTCCCTTCATCAGAACGGATATGGTCTCACCTATCACACCAGGTATGGCTGTGGGTATCTCTGTGGTAACTACCATACCCCAGTAGGATAGCTGACCCCAAGGCAGAAGGTATCCAGAGAGGGCAGTCATGAGAAGGACGAAGTATATGAGCCATCCCACCATCCAAGTTAGTTCTCTTGGCTTCTTATAAGCGTTGTAGTAGATACCTGTGAGCATATGGAGGTAGACTATAGCCAGGAAAAAGTTAGCACCTGCTGCGTGGACGTTTCTTATGAGCCACATGAAGGGTATCTCTTTCATTATGGTATAGTTGACGCTGTCAAATGCCTTGTAGATGTTGGGTTGATAGTACATGACCAAGAAGATTCCAGAGATTATCTGAATGGCAAAAGCCACTAAGGCCATAACACCAAAGGCATAGGGGAAGGTGAGGTTCTTAGGAACCTTGTAGTCTATCATCTGAGACTGCCATAGTTCAGAAAGCTTAGCTCTTTCGTCTATCCATCTCTTTATCATCCCTATCATGGCCTACCTCCTTAGGTGAGTTCTTTTACAAACCCAGGTTCACCTATTATGAGCTTTGTACCTTCTACCTTCTGAGGGGGCACGTGGAGCGGTCTCGGAGGAGGACCGGCTATGTTATCCCCCCACGGAGAGTAAAAGCCACCGTGGCAAGGGCAATGGAAAACAGGATAGTTATACTCGGCTTCTCCCTGAGGCTTCCATAGAGGGACACAGCCCAAATGCGTACACACGGCTACTAAAGCGTAAAGAGGTTGACCTTGCAGGAGTTTGTAGTTGTCGGTCTCCTTTGTTTTCCCAGGCCATTGGAAGTTTTGAGGCAAGTGCACTACAAAGACAGGTTTACCTTTCCAGGAGACAACCCTCACCTGGCCCTCTGGTATCTGTGAACCATCCACCTCCACCTTAGCACCTGCCAAAGATGAGGCGCTAGGGGCAAGGGTTTTTAAGAGAGGATACAAAACGCCTGCTACACCCACCAGGCCAAGCCCACCTATGGCAAGGCCAAGAAGGTCTCTCCTTGATGTTTCCATATTTACACCTCCTTAAGTGCTCCTTAAGAGGTTGATTATATAACAAAATCGTATGATTCTGCTCTATTATCCATATTCTGATCTTTAATTCATTCTTAAACGTCCCTAAATTTAAAAATTTAAAGGTTACCGCCATGCAAAGTCTTAAAGACCTTATGTCTAAGATAGATATAGTAGATGTGATAGGGTCTTACATAGACCTAAAAAGGTCTGGAAGTAACTACATGGCCAGATGCCCCTTCCACCCAGATGACACACCTTCCCTCTCTGTATCTCCTTCTAAAGGAATATGGAAGTGCTTCGGTTGTGGAGTTGGTGGAGATGCTGTGAAGTTCGTAGCTATGTACGAAGGGATCTCTTACAGGGAGGCTTTGATCAAACTAGCAGAAAAGTACAGGATACCAATAAAGTTAAAGACCACTAAAGACGAAAAGATCTTCCTAATCATGGAGGAGGTAGCAAACTTCTACCATCAGCAGCTTAAAGGCAACGAAAGGGCAAAGGAATACCTAAAGTTCAGAAAAGTCCCTTCTGCCATGGTAGAAAGGTTTATGCTTGGTTTTTCCCCTTCCACTGAGAAGCTTTTAGAGTTTCTGAGCACCAGAGGATACCTCAATGAGTACGAAAAGACAGGCAACCTATATAAGTACAAAGACGGCTCCTACAGAGACATCTTCTTGGAAAGGCTGATAATACCCATAAGGGATGCCAAGGGAAGGCTGGTAGGTTTTGGCGGAAGGACTATCTCTGACGCACAACCCAAGTACATAAACTCCCCAGAAAGCAGTGTATTTAAGAAAGCTTCTGTACTCTTTGGTCTGTGGCAAGCCAAAGATTACATAAGAGAAAAGCAAGTTGCATACTTGGTAGAAGGATACTTTGATGTCATACGCATGCACTCAATAGGACTAAAGCAGACGGTAGCACCCCTTGGGACTGCCTTCACCCAGGAACACGCAGGCCTTCTTTCCAGGTACGCGAAGAGGGTTATTCTAGTGTTTGATGGCGACGAGGCCGGAAAGAAGGCTGTAAGAACGGCAGCCTCTCACTTACTATCCTACGGCATAGAGGTATTTGTGTGCTACCTTCCAGAAGGTGAAGACCCAGACTCGATGGGAGAAAGGGACCCAAAGGCTTTAGAAAACCTAATAAACGGAGCCAAAAATCTCTTTGACCTTTTGATTGAGGAGGACAACTTAAAGGAGTACGTATACTTCGCGGGATTTTTACAAGATGGCATACTTAAGCATGAACTTCTTACAAAGCTCAGTCGTGCAAAAAACATCCCCATAGACAGCATATACAGCATGCTACCTAAGAAAACTCAAAAGAAAGAGAGTAGTCATGGTTTAAGCTACTATGAAAAAGTGTTCCTTATAGGACTATACAGGTTAAAACCTAAGGATGTTGACCTAAGGCTGTTAAATCTATCACCGGAGGCTATGCTTTTGGCAGAAGAGATACTCTCCGGTGAGGAAGATTTGCCAGATTTTTTACAAAACGAGCGTATACCCAACTTAGAAGAAGCTTTTCGGTTTGCTCTAGAGAATCTGAAGATAGAAAAAAAGAGTGTAAGTTTGAGATCTTTGCGCAAAAGGTTCTCTGAGTTATAAAACGAGTTTATACAGAGATTAGAAGATTTTATGTATATCGCACTTAAACATACATATATTTTGGTCTAAAAAGCAGCTGGAGGTTAAAAGATGAAAAAGCTCCTAGGTTTTACCCTTCTAGGGATGGGGATTTCCTTCTCAGCACCCATCTTTATGGATGCAGAGTACGCCAAAGAGTTGTGCCATATGTGGAACAAAACGCCACAGCTGGTGGAGGAGCTCGGCAAGAGTGAAAGCTGGATGGCCGCTCCAGAGAGGAAGATATTCATCTACAGGGAGGACTGTGGAGATAAAAAGCAGATCCAGCTGACCATAAAGAACGAGAACGGAAAGGCTGTGTGCGTGTACGGAGGATGGGCGAAGGACAAGAGGGGTAAGGATGACTTTCTCATGTACGCAGAGACGAAAAGATGGCTTGAGATGGGAAGGAAAGAGTATGGACCTATGAAGGCGATGATGCTGGGAAGGCTAAAGTTTGAAGGTCCCAAGTTTGTAGCTATGAAAAACATGGGACCCTTTGAAGCCTTCTTGGATATAGTAGACAACCCACCTCATGACAGCAGCAGGTGTCCTTAAAGGATAACCTCCTCTAGGGTCAGCCCCTTAGCCTTTGCCGAGTAGGGGCATTTGGCCCCTTTTAGATACTCTTCAACATTCTTTAGATCTATTTTACCGAGTCCCACATGTACGATAGCACCTACCATACGCCTGACCATATACCTGAGAAAGTGTGAAGCTCTGAAGCTTATGGTTATAAGCTCTCCCTCCACCTTCATATTCACCTCCTTAAGATGTACAACCGTGTTTTTGTCTTCCTCTTCAAGCTTTGCAAAACCAGAAAAGTCGTGTTCACCCACGAGTATGTTACATGCTTCCTTCATGGCATCAAGGTCTAAAGTCCTGGGTAGCTGCCAAACGAACGGATAAAGGAAGGGATCTCTTCTGTAAGAGTTATGTATACGGTACGAATACACTTTTTCTTTTACATGATAGCGCGCGTTGAAAGTGGGGTCTACCTTTAGAACTTCCTTTACTCCTATGTCCTTTGGTAACATGCCGTTGAGGGCCTTCAGTAGGGCTTCATCTTTTACATCCTTTTGGGATAGGAAGTTGGCCACGTAGTCCTTTGCGTGCACTCCTGCATCTGTTCTACAACAACCGATTAGCTTCACTGGATGTCCCAAAATGGTGTTTAAAGCCTCCGATAAAACTCCCTGTACAGTCCTTAGACCTGGCTGGACCTGCCACCCGTGGAAATCAGTCCCTACGTAAGAGAGCCTAAGGAGGTAGTTGATCATCTACAGTAGCTTTGTAAGGTCACGAATCTTCTCAGCATCAGTGAAGCTCGTGGAAGCATGAGCCTCTGGATGACCGTACAGACCGCAGAGGGTAACTATGGTAGTGGGTGTATGTTTTCTTAGCATCCTTATGACGAAGTCTGTCCTGTAGCAGTGGACTCCCACCAGAAGGGTTAGGTCGTTCTGTGTATGCAATATAGTATGGTATGGATTGGGAGGATCCATCTCTACTGTTGGGTCGTACTTCTTGAGCTTGGGCCTGTAATCGGGGAGGATCTTTACCATGACCTTGTCTAACTTTTCCAATAGCTCTCTCACAGCTTGTGCCTTTTGCCTTAGTTCCTCCTCTCCAAAGTCCCACAGGAGCAATGGACCTACTACTAGGGTAGGCCTTTTAGACTCTTTTATAAGCTTTGCTATGTACTCAAGGGCTTCTTTGTAGCTTACGGCTCTATCTCCTATAGTGGCTTCACCTTTGAAGACTTCTTCCTGCATGGCTGTTCTAGTCCTATCCTCTTGTGGGGTAGGGACAGCCTTTGGTTTTTTGTAGTACGAGGGGATAAACTCCTTGAAGTATGGAGAAAAATCAAAGGATTGATTCTTCTTATGGTGTGAACCGTCTATAGACTCTTTTACCGATAGGCTCTTATAAAGGTCCTCCTTTATCAGATCCAGCTCTACTGTAAACTCTCCGTGATAGGCTTTTTCTTCTTCTTCAACTCCAAGACTGTAGCAAGTGGTACCCACTATGTCAAAAAGCACACCGTTAGCTCCTTCCTTGGAAGCCCTCTGGAATATCTCATACCTCTTTTCATAAAACTCATAGCAGCAGTGGCCTATGTACGTATAACCGTTTTTGGCACACCACAGGAGTGTATCCCTCAAGAGTTCAAAGGAAGTTATGGTTATGGGTATCATGCCCTTTTCATAAGCGAGCCTGTAGGCATCTCCTACAGTACATCCACCACACTCTCCACAGTCATCCAGATGTCTGTAGTCACACCACCTTGGCTTTGCACAGTAAGGTAATAGCATAACCTTGGCCTTTTTTATGTTCTCAATAAGCGGAGCACCTATGGAAGCTATTATGTTGTTAAGTCTTTTTTTTTCTATGCCAAGGTCAAGACCTTCCACCTTCCTTAAAGGAAAGATGACCGCCTCTACAAAGTCATCCACAGTAAGGTTAAGACCTTCCCACTCTCTGTTCTCAAAGAACTCTCTTATCCTCTTTTCCACATCCCTGATGGGTGTATGCTTTAGGTACGCCTCCAGGTCGTATATGAGCCTTTGGGGTTTTACAAAAAGATCTCCGTTTATGATAACCTCCTGTAGGACCATCCTCTGAGTGTCCACCTTAGCAGAAACCCTAAAGGTTCCACCTGGACACCTGTATATACCATAGAGCATCTCCATACTTTCGGGAGCCTTCTTCACGTGGTATATCCATTCTTCGCTGGCAAAGTAATCTCTTTTCTCTTCAAGTAGATTTAGTTCTTCCTGTGTCAGCTCTCCCCACTGGTATTCTATGCCTAGCTCTTCAGACAGACCTTCCAGTATGGCATCAAAGACTTCCTTATCTTCAGGAAGTCTACCTAAGTACCTCTTTACCCACTCTACCCTATCCTCAGCGCTCTTTATACCCTTTGAAGTGAGCTTTTCTACTGGAATCTGGAGGGACTTTAACATCCTTTCTACACTAAAGTCCATCAGTATGGTACCCTGGTAGAGGAAGGAATTACCTTCAAAGACTCCACCCGTTCCAGAAATCTTCCTACCTTCTACCTCTATATCGTTCCTTGGTCTGAACTCCGCAGGAATGCCTAGCTTTCTTAAACCTCTGGCTACACCCTGACATATCTTCTTGGTTAGTTCTTCGTAACTACTAACTCCCAAATCCGCCGTAGACCCTATCACCTCCCATCCTATCTGTGACCTGTCAAAGTAGATGGCTCCTCCTCCTGTTATCCTCCTGCCTACCTGTATACCTTCCCTTTGGGTGTACTCGAGCCTCACTTCCTGCTCTATGGCTTGGTGAAAGCCTATGAGTACACACTCTGGATCAAACTTCAGAAACCTTATGGTATTTGGTATCTTCCCCTCTGATCTTAGGTCCAACATTATCCTGTCTAGGGCTATGTTCTCGTAGTGTGGTCTGGGCCCTGTATAGACAACTCTCCACATACTTCTCCTCCTTTTTCAGGAAAATTTTGCTGAAAAGACCTGTAGGGAAATGACTTATATCACCTGCCCCAGAAGCCCTTTCTTTCTTCTCTTGCTTTTCTCTGAGCTTCCAAGAAGTGTTCCGCATACTTTACGTTTGGTGGTATCGTGTACACCTGTGCGTATCCTTCTCTTATCAAGATCTCATTCAGCATTCTTCCATCCTCTAACCATACGTAAGCAAGTAGCCTTCCATACTTGTCTGTAGGTTGGACGTCTGTTTCAAGGTATACCTTTGTACCGGGCTTTAGTATACTGCTGGTAAACTTTTTAGCCTCTTGTCCCATCTTTATGATCTCATCTAGACTCTGACCTGTCTTTGCAGAATCCCTATAAGCCTTTTGGTTTGCTGAGCTTTCTGGAGTATCCACACCTATCAGCCTAACCTTTATCTCTTCATTACCTCGTACACATACGAAGGTGTCACCGTCTACTACCCTCTTCACTATGCACTCATCTCCCTTTGGTTTAACGCTGACCTGCTGTGGTGCTTCTTGGACTTTCTTTGGAGCTTCTTGAACCTTGCAACCTGAAAGGATGAGCGCAAGCAAGAGCAGTAAAAATCTAACCATCATACATACCTCCCACAAAGAATGCTACTTTACCCTGAGGACTCTTTGCTTCCCCCTCTATCACTTTACATTTTACAGTAAGAAGGAAGAATACCTTTCTGTTGGAAGAGCTCAAAGTCTCATAGTTGGCCTGTCCTTTGCTTATGACTATATCAGACTCGTAGAAGGTCTTTCTAAACTCCTCCGAACAGTCCTCTAAGAAGGTCCCTACCTTATCAGAACCGTTCTCTATAACTCTGCATAGCTTGTCCATACCTACTTCTATGGCGTCTTCCATGAGGGCATCGTTAAGTATAGGATAGCTTTTTACAGCGTAAACTACTTCCTTGCCTGCCTTTACGAGCTTTTCCACAAGAAGGGTGTCAAAAGCAATTTCTCCGGCGTTGTCTCCTACTATGAGTATAGATCTTGCCTTTAGGAACTCCTCCACAAAGCTTTCGTACTCAAACCTACCTACTCCTATGTTTAGTATGTCGTCCAAGTTTACAGAATCTTTTATGGCAAAGTCTACAGCGTTCCCAGCTCCTGAGAGTATGAGCACTTCTCTAAGATCAAGATCCTTTTCCTTGAGGTTTTTTAGTATACTGTAAGCCTTTGCATTGGAAAGCTTTTTTATTTCATAGAAAGGATCCTCCTGACCTGTTAACTCTTTGACCAACTTTTGTATGTAATAAGCGTAGTAAGCTGGACTTTTATCTATTGTCTGAAGGCTGGAGAGGTATCTGACAAGCTCTAAAGCGATCTCTTTCTGTTTGTCGTCATCTAGATTTAACCTTTTGACGGCGTTTATACCCTGATTTATGAGGCATGGTATGCACGGAGCTTTTGCTATCATACTTGCACAACCTTCAACAGGCCAGCCTCCTTTAATCCCTCCCTTATGGCGTGTAGTAGTTTATCCATAGCTTCTTGGTAGGAGCTTGCCCTTATCTTTGCACCCGAAGCATACTTGTGCCCACCACCACCAAGAAGGTTGGCTACTTTCGCCACGTCTACCTTACCCTTCGACCTTAGAGACACCTTCCAAACACCTTCATCAGGTTTCTCTATGAGAGCGTAGGCTACTTCAACACCCTCTATGGACCTTGGGAAGTTTACAAGACCTTCGCTGTCTGGATACTCTGTACCTGTTTCTTTGAAAAACTTGTCAAATACAGTGACTCCTGCTACTAAACCTTCTTCGTGTAGGGTTATGGTTTCTAAGACCTTGGCTGTTAACTTTATCTTTGCTAGGGATTCTCTCTCTGAGAACATGGTGTAGGTCCAGTAGGGTTTGGCTCCCTTTTGGCATAGCTCCCTAGCTAGCTCAAAGGTTCGTTCGTCAGTGTTCGAATACCTGAAAAAGCCTGTATCGGTGGCAAGCCCTGCATATATACACTCAGCAATCTGCTCGTCTATGAGATTCTCATCCCAAGCCTTCATGAGCTCATAAACCAACGTAGTGGTAGATGGTGCTGACGGATCTATGTAATCCCACTGTCCGTAAAAATCTCCACCTACGTGATGGTCTATGCGTGCCTTCTTTATGGCCCTCACTTCGGCACCGGCTCTATAGAAGCCGCTAGCATCCACTATTATGCCAACGTCAAACACCTCCGGTAGGGGAAGCCTCTGCACGTGCTCCACACCTGGGAGGAAATCCAAGAAGTGGGGCACTTTATCCTTACAAGCTATGGTAACATCTTTGCCGAGCTTTTTAAGAAACATATAGAGGGCCAAGGCGCTGCCCAAAGTGTCCGCATCGGGGTTTTCGTGCGACACTATCAAAATCTTACCCTTTTCTTCTTTTAAAAGTTCTATAATAGGAATACTTTCCTTAACCATCCTCCTACCTCCGAACCTATTAAATTTATTCCTTTATGCCTAAGCTTTCCAGAGCTTTAGCACACCTACTGCATACTTCTCCTTCAAATTCTTCCTCGTGATAGTAAAGCCAGCACCTTGGACACTTTTTCCCCTCTACCCTGCTGACACCTGTATAAAGACCTTCCAAATCCTCTGATTGGTACCTGTACTTGCCTCCTTCCGAAAGCTCTACCCGGCTTACGGTAAAGAAGTACTTAAGGTGATCCTCATACCGCTTTAGAACTTCCAGGACATCTTCTCTTCCCCATACAAAAACATGGGCTTCGTAAGGATGAGCTATCTCTTTCTGACTTCTTGCCATTTCAACGGCGCTCATGACAGCATCTCTTACCTTGAGTATAAGCTTAAAGTCTTCCTCCAAACCTTTGTTTACAAGGCTTTCATCTGGTTTTGGCATGCTATGAAGGAATACACTCTCTGGAAGGGAAGGGTCTAACCTTCTTATGTGCTGCCATGCCTCTTCGGCTGTAAAGCTTAAGAAGGGTGCTATACCCGTGGTGATAGCAAGGAGAAGCTGGTAAAGAACCGTTTGTGCTGATCTCCTCTCCCAGGAGCTGGGAGCGTACACGTAAAGCCTGTCCTTTAGCACGTCTAGATAAAAGGAGGAAAGCTCCACGGAGCAGAAGTTTCTTATAAGCTGGTAGACTCTGTAAAACTGATAATTTTCGTAGTGTCTGTGTACTTCCTTAAGTATTCCTTGGAGGTAGGAGAGCATCCACCTGTCCAAAGGGTGGAGTTTGTCAACCGGTATGGCTGAAGATATCTCAAAGTCGTAAAGGTTACCTAGTAAGAACCTTATAGTGTTTCTTATCTTCTTGTAGTCTTCTACTACGTTCCTTAGGATGTTCCTGCCAAGCCTCATATCCTCCGTGTAGTCTTCTGAAACCACCCAAAGCCTGAGTACGTCTGCACCGAACTCCTTTATTATCTCTTGAGGTGAGATGACATTCCCGAGAGACTTGGACATTTTTCTACCTTTCTCATCAACGGTAAAGCCATGCGTCAGTACAGCTTTATACGGAGCATCTAGGTAGCTTCCCACAGACTCAAGGAGGGATGACTGGAACCATCCCCTGTGCTGATCAGATCCCTCAAGGTAAAGATCTGCCTTCTGTATGCCTCTCTTCCTAAGAACATACGCATGGGTGGATCCAGAGTCAAACCACACGTCCAGTATGTCTTCTTCCTTCCTAAACTCCTTAGATCCGCAGTAAGGACATGAAAAGCCTTCTGGCAGAAGTTCCTCTTCCTTTAGTTCAAACCAGGCATCAGCCCCAAAAGGATGTTTTTCAAATATCTGCGCTACATGTTTGAAGATTTCTGAAGAGTGTACTACATGGCCGCAGGACTTACAGTAGAACACAGTTATGGGAACACCCCAGTACCTCTGTCTTGATATACACCAATCTGGTCTCTGTTCTACCATAGACTTTATCCTGTTCTTGCCGTAAGGGGGTATCCATTGGACCTCTTCTATCTTCTCAAGGGCTAGCTGTCTTAGAGTTTTGCCTTCAAAGGGAGTGTCTAAACTTATAAACCATTGAGGTGTTGCCCTGAAGATGACAGGGTTTTTACACCTCCAGCAGTGAGGGTAGGAGTGGACTATCTTTTCCTGATGGATAAGCAGTCCCTTCTCCTTTAAGTACTCTATTATCCTCTCGTTGGCCTCAAAGACTCTAAGACCTCTCAAGAACTCTGGAGCTTCATCTGTAAACCTCCCTTCATCGTCCACTGGTGCGAAGGGTTCAAGTCCATACCGCAAGCCAACTATGTAGTCCTCCCTACCGTGCCCTGGTGCCATGTGTACCAGTCCGCTACCCGTTGATAGGTCTACAAACTCCGAAGGGTAAACCTCTCCAACACCACCGAAGGGTCTTTCGTACTTTAGCCCTACTAGGTCCTTGCCCAAGACCTCTTTGACCACTTGAGCCTCGGCCTTTAGCTTAATTAGCAACTGCTGCAAAAGGGCCTTGGCTACTATGTAGACTTCTTCGCCTATCCTGGCAAAGACGTACTCGTAATCTGGGCCCACCATAACGCCCATATTGGCGGGAAGGGTCCATGGGGTGGTAGTCCAGATTACCAGGTATGTTCCTTTTTCATTGAGAAGAGGGAGCTTTACAT
The DNA window shown above is from Thermocrinis minervae and carries:
- a CDS encoding damage-control phosphatase ARMT1 family protein, coding for MIAKAPCIPCLINQGINAVKRLNLDDDKQKEIALELVRYLSSLQTIDKSPAYYAYYIQKLVKELTGQEDPFYEIKKLSNAKAYSILKNLKEKDLDLREVLILSGAGNAVDFAIKDSVNLDDILNIGVGRFEYESFVEEFLKARSILIVGDNAGEIAFDTLLVEKLVKAGKEVVYAVKSYPILNDALMEDAIEVGMDKLCRVIENGSDKVGTFLEDCSEEFRKTFYESDIVISKGQANYETLSSSNRKVFFLLTVKCKVIEGEAKSPQGKVAFFVGGMYDG
- a CDS encoding DHH family phosphoesterase, encoding MVKESIPIIELLKEEKGKILIVSHENPDADTLGSALALYMFLKKLGKDVTIACKDKVPHFLDFLPGVEHVQRLPLPEVFDVGIIVDASGFYRAGAEVRAIKKARIDHHVGGDFYGQWDYIDPSAPSTTTLVYELMKAWDENLIDEQIAECIYAGLATDTGFFRYSNTDERTFELARELCQKGAKPYWTYTMFSERESLAKIKLTAKVLETITLHEEGLVAGVTVFDKFFKETGTEYPDSEGLVNFPRSIEGVEVAYALIEKPDEGVWKVSLRSKGKVDVAKVANLLGGGGHKYASGAKIRASSYQEAMDKLLHAIREGLKEAGLLKVVQV
- the ileS gene encoding isoleucine--tRNA ligase; this encodes MVDYKDTLNLPKTDFPMKANLPEREPHILDLWKGLYGRIQEVKKNAPLFVLHDGPPYANGTIHIGHALNKILKDVIVKYKLLTGYRVDYVPGWDCHGLPIEQGVEKELKAKKLRKEDLSKAEFRRLCREYAEKYIQLQKQDFIRLGVLGDWDNPYITMAPGFQAQEVRELGRLFERGLVIRSKKPVYWCIYDKTAEAEAEVEYYEKEDPSIYVKLPLLNEKGTYLVIWTTTPWTLPANMGVMVGPDYEYVFARIGEEVYIVAKALLQQLLIKLKAEAQVVKEVLGKDLVGLKYERPFGGVGEVYPSEFVDLSTGSGLVHMAPGHGREDYIVGLRYGLEPFAPVDDEGRFTDEAPEFLRGLRVFEANERIIEYLKEKGLLIHQEKIVHSYPHCWRCKNPVIFRATPQWFISLDTPFEGKTLRQLALEKIEEVQWIPPYGKNRIKSMVEQRPDWCISRQRYWGVPITVFYCKSCGHVVHSSEIFKHVAQIFEKHPFGADAWFELKEEELLPEGFSCPYCGSKEFRKEEDILDVWFDSGSTHAYVLRKRGIQKADLYLEGSDQHRGWFQSSLLESVGSYLDAPYKAVLTHGFTVDEKGRKMSKSLGNVISPQEIIKEFGADVLRLWVVSEDYTEDMRLGRNILRNVVEDYKKIRNTIRFLLGNLYDFEISSAIPVDKLHPLDRWMLSYLQGILKEVHRHYENYQFYRVYQLIRNFCSVELSSFYLDVLKDRLYVYAPSSWERRSAQTVLYQLLLAITTGIAPFLSFTAEEAWQHIRRLDPSLPESVFLHSMPKPDESLVNKGLEEDFKLILKVRDAVMSAVEMARSQKEIAHPYEAHVFVWGREDVLEVLKRYEDHLKYFFTVSRVELSEGGKYRYQSEDLEGLYTGVSRVEGKKCPRCWLYYHEEEFEGEVCSRCAKALESLGIKE